From one Brachypodium distachyon strain Bd21 chromosome 4, Brachypodium_distachyon_v3.0, whole genome shotgun sequence genomic stretch:
- the LOC100822990 gene encoding beta-glucosidase 32 isoform X1, producing MAMLLYFLLLLLRLTALPRDSAALTRHDFPDGFIFGAGTSAYQVEGAAAEDGRKPSIWDTFTHQGYSYDKSTADISADQYHHYKDDVKLMHEIGLDAYRFSIAWPRLIPDGRGRINPKGLKYYNNLIDELIRHDIQPHVTIYHLDFPQSLQDEYKGLLSPRFVDDYTAYADACFKSFGDRVKHWVTVNEPNIETIGSFDSGELPPRRCSYPFGVNCTGGNSTTEPYIAAHRLLLAHASAVSLYRDKYQGTQRGQIGITLLGWWHEPATKASRDAAAATRMNDFHIGWFMHPLVYGDYPPVMRRRVGARLPYLTAEQSKNLSGSFDFVGFNHYLVVRAQSDERAFDRKQRDYYNDAAAIANPFKDIQEGHLESAPWALGKLLDHLRLKYRNPPVMIHENGFADAPKTPSKIEFDDDYRSEYLQDYLEVLYQSIRNGSDARGYFVWSFLDVFELLFGYASRFGLCGVDMNAVERTRYMRNSARWYSSFLKGGELRPGSPSGKGYGVA from the exons ATGGCGATGCTGCTCtactttctcctcctcctcctccgcctcacTGCCTTGCCAAGAGACTCTGCTGCGCTCACCCGCCACGACTTCCCCGACGGATTCATCTTTGGAGCAGGCACCTCGGCGTACCAG GTGGAAGGGGCGGCCGCGGAAGATGGAAGAAAACCCAGCATTTGGGACACTTTCACTCATCAAG GTTACTCTTATGACAAATCTACCGCAGATATTTCAGCAGACCAATACCATCATTACAAG GATGATGTAAAACTTATGCATGAGATTGGTCTAGACGCCTACAGATTCTCCATTGCGTGGCCCCGGCTTATCCCAG atggaagaggaaggatcAATCCGAAGGGCTTGAAATACTACAACAACTTAATAGATGAATTGATACGGCATG ACATACAACCTCATGTCACAATCTACCATCTTGATTTCCCTCAGTCCCTCCAGGACGAATACAAGGGACTGCTCAGCCCCAGATTCGT AGACGATTACACCGCGTACGCTGACGCCTGTTTCAAGAGCTTTGGGGACAGGGTGAAGCACTGGGTCACCGTCAATGAGCCCAACATCGAAACTATAGGCAGCTTCGACAGCGGCGAGCTGCCACCACGGCGCTGCTCCTATCCTTTTGGCGTGAACTGCACCGGAGGGAACTCCACGACGGAGCCATACATAGCTGCTCACCGTCTCCTGCTTGCACATGCCTCGGCAGTGTCTCTGTACAGAGACAAGTACCAG GGAACTCAAAGAGGACAGATCGGAATTACTCTCTTGGGCTGGTGGCATGAGCCTGCTACCAAGGCATCGCGGGATGCAGCTGCTGCAACGAGGATGAATGACTTCCACATTGGATG GTTCATGCATCCTCTGGTGTATGGGGATTACCCTCCGGTCATGAGGAGGAGGGTGGGCGCACGGTTGCCGTACTTAACAGCAGAGCAGTCGAAGAACTTGTCCGGATCATTTGACTTTGTCGGCTTCAATCACTACCTCGTGGTTCGCGCGCAATCTGACGAGAGAGCCTTTGATCGGAAGCAGAGGGACTACTACAATGATGCAGCCGCTATTGCAA ATCCATTTAAAGACATCCAAGAG GGCCATCTTGAGTCTGCTCCTTGGGCTCTAGGGAAGTTACTGGACCACCTGAGACTGAAGTACAGAAATCCTCCAGTTATGATTCATGAAAACG GATTTGCAGACGCCCCCAAAACCCCAAGCAAGATTGAGTTTGACGACGACTACAGATCAGAGTACCTGCAAGATTACCTGGAAGTTCTCTACCAGTCCATACG GAACGGATCGGACGCGCGGGGGTACTTCGTGTGGTCTTTTCTCGATGTGTTCGAGTTACTGTTCGGCTACGCTTCGCGATTTGGCCTGTGCGGCGTCGACATGAACGCCGTGGAGAGGACGAGGTACATGAGGAACTCCGCCCGCTGGTACTCCAGCTTCCTCAAAGGCGGCGAGCTGCGGCCGGGGTCGCCGTCGGGGAAAGGGTACGGCGTCGCATGA
- the LOC100824742 gene encoding beta-glucosidase 32 isoform X1, translating to MALLRVLTPPLFLSFFFVAALTTPRGASALTRRDFPEGFVFGAGSSAYQVEGAASEDRRKPSIWDTWSHQGYSFDGSTADVSADQYHHYKEDVKLMHNMGLDAYRFSIAWPRLIPDGRGQINPKGLEYYNSLIDELILNGIQPHVTIYHFDLPQVLQDEYGGLLSPKFIEDYTSYAEVCFKSFGDRVKHWVTVNEPNIEPIGGYDTGFQPPRRCSYPFGVDCAGGNSSTEPYIAAHHLLLAHASAVSLYREKYKETQGGQIGITLLGWWHEPATNTPQDAAAARRMTEFHIGWFMHPLVYGDYPPVMRSRVGARLPVLTAPVSKKVRRSFDFIGFNHYIIMRIRSIDTNSSQQPRDYYVDAAVQNPADNISKVQVETAPWSLSKLLEHLKLNYGNPPVWIHENGYGSAAPGALSKTEYDYDDANRTEFLQDYLEVLQLSTRNGSNARGYFVWSFLDVFEFLFGYQLRFGLCGVDMSDPGRTRYVRNSARWYSGFLHGGELRPVAQSEKPYSEK from the exons ATGGCGTTGCTCCGAGTGCTCACGCCGCCGCtgttcctctccttcttcttcgtgGCCGCCTTAACAACGCCGAGAGGCGCCTCTGCGCTCACCCGGCGTGACTTCCCGGAGGGCTTCGTCTTCGGCGCAGGCTCCTCGGCTTACCAG GTCGAGGGGGCAGCTTCGGAGGACAGGAGGAAGCCCAGCATCTGGGACACTTGGAGCCACCAAG GTTACTCGTTCGATGGATCCACAGCAGATGTTTCTGCAGACCAGTACCATCATTATAAG GAAGATGTAAAGCTTATGCACAATATGGGTTTAGACGCGTACAGATTCTCCATTGCTTGGCCCAGGCTTATTCCTG ATGGAAGAGGACAGATCAACCCAAAGGGATTGGAATACTACAACAGTTTGATAGATGAGCTCATACTAAACG GAATACAGCCTCATGTCACCATCTACCATTTTGATCTTCCTCAGGTTCTGCAGGATGAATATGGTGGACTACTTAGCCCCAAATTTAT AGAAGACTACACCTCTTATGCCGAGGTCTGCTTCAAGAGTTTCGGTGACAGGGTGAAGCACTGGGTCACTGTCAACGAGCCAAACATAGAGCCCATTGGCGGGTATGATACAGGCTTTCAACCACCGCGACGCTGCTCCTATCCCTTCGGTGTAGACTGTGCTGGGGGGAATTCTTCGACGGAGCCATACATAGCAGCTCACCATCTCCTGCTTGCACATGCTTCAGCAGTCTCCCTGTACAGAGAGAAGTACAAG GAAACTCAAGGAGGCCAAATAGGTATTACTCTGCTGGGTTGGTGGCATGAGCCTGCCACTAACACACCACAGGACGCAGCTGCTGCTAGGAGGATGACTGAGTTCCATATTGGATG GTTCATGCATCCTTTGGTGTATGGAGACTACCCTCCGGTGATGAGAAGCAGAGTAGGCGCTCGACTACCGGTTTTAACAGCGCCAGTCTCCAAGAAGGTTCGCAGATCTTTCGACTTTATAGGCTTCAACCACTATATTATTATGCGCATACGATCCATCGACACCAATTCCAGTCAGCAACCAAGGGACTACTACGTCGATGCTGCGGTCCAAA ATCCAGCTGATAACATATCCAAG GTTCAGGTTGAAACTGCTCCATGGTCTCTGAGCAAACTACTGGAGCACCTGAAGCTCAACTACGGCAATCCTCCTGTCTGGATCCATGAAAATG GGTACGGATCAGCTGCGCCTGGCGCCCTGAGCAAGACCGAGTACGACTACGACGACGCCAACAGGACGGAGTTCTTGCAGGATTACCTGGAAGTTCTTCAGCTCTCCACACG GAACGGGTCGAACGCCCGGGGATACTTCGTGTGGTCGTTCCTGGACGTGTTTGAATTCCTGTTCGGCTACCAGCTACGCTTCGGGCTTTGCGGCGTCGACATGAGCGATCCGGGGAGGACGAGGTATGTGAGGAACTCGGCCCGCTGGTACTCCGGCTTCCTCcacggcggcgagctccggcCGGTGGCTCAGTCAGAGAAACCCTACTCCGAGAAATGA
- the LOC100822990 gene encoding beta-glucosidase 32 isoform X2 produces MHEIGLDAYRFSIAWPRLIPDGRGRINPKGLKYYNNLIDELIRHDIQPHVTIYHLDFPQSLQDEYKGLLSPRFVDDYTAYADACFKSFGDRVKHWVTVNEPNIETIGSFDSGELPPRRCSYPFGVNCTGGNSTTEPYIAAHRLLLAHASAVSLYRDKYQGTQRGQIGITLLGWWHEPATKASRDAAAATRMNDFHIGWFMHPLVYGDYPPVMRRRVGARLPYLTAEQSKNLSGSFDFVGFNHYLVVRAQSDERAFDRKQRDYYNDAAAIANPFKDIQEGHLESAPWALGKLLDHLRLKYRNPPVMIHENGFADAPKTPSKIEFDDDYRSEYLQDYLEVLYQSIRNGSDARGYFVWSFLDVFELLFGYASRFGLCGVDMNAVERTRYMRNSARWYSSFLKGGELRPGSPSGKGYGVA; encoded by the exons ATGCATGAGATTGGTCTAGACGCCTACAGATTCTCCATTGCGTGGCCCCGGCTTATCCCAG atggaagaggaaggatcAATCCGAAGGGCTTGAAATACTACAACAACTTAATAGATGAATTGATACGGCATG ACATACAACCTCATGTCACAATCTACCATCTTGATTTCCCTCAGTCCCTCCAGGACGAATACAAGGGACTGCTCAGCCCCAGATTCGT AGACGATTACACCGCGTACGCTGACGCCTGTTTCAAGAGCTTTGGGGACAGGGTGAAGCACTGGGTCACCGTCAATGAGCCCAACATCGAAACTATAGGCAGCTTCGACAGCGGCGAGCTGCCACCACGGCGCTGCTCCTATCCTTTTGGCGTGAACTGCACCGGAGGGAACTCCACGACGGAGCCATACATAGCTGCTCACCGTCTCCTGCTTGCACATGCCTCGGCAGTGTCTCTGTACAGAGACAAGTACCAG GGAACTCAAAGAGGACAGATCGGAATTACTCTCTTGGGCTGGTGGCATGAGCCTGCTACCAAGGCATCGCGGGATGCAGCTGCTGCAACGAGGATGAATGACTTCCACATTGGATG GTTCATGCATCCTCTGGTGTATGGGGATTACCCTCCGGTCATGAGGAGGAGGGTGGGCGCACGGTTGCCGTACTTAACAGCAGAGCAGTCGAAGAACTTGTCCGGATCATTTGACTTTGTCGGCTTCAATCACTACCTCGTGGTTCGCGCGCAATCTGACGAGAGAGCCTTTGATCGGAAGCAGAGGGACTACTACAATGATGCAGCCGCTATTGCAA ATCCATTTAAAGACATCCAAGAG GGCCATCTTGAGTCTGCTCCTTGGGCTCTAGGGAAGTTACTGGACCACCTGAGACTGAAGTACAGAAATCCTCCAGTTATGATTCATGAAAACG GATTTGCAGACGCCCCCAAAACCCCAAGCAAGATTGAGTTTGACGACGACTACAGATCAGAGTACCTGCAAGATTACCTGGAAGTTCTCTACCAGTCCATACG GAACGGATCGGACGCGCGGGGGTACTTCGTGTGGTCTTTTCTCGATGTGTTCGAGTTACTGTTCGGCTACGCTTCGCGATTTGGCCTGTGCGGCGTCGACATGAACGCCGTGGAGAGGACGAGGTACATGAGGAACTCCGCCCGCTGGTACTCCAGCTTCCTCAAAGGCGGCGAGCTGCGGCCGGGGTCGCCGTCGGGGAAAGGGTACGGCGTCGCATGA
- the LOC100824742 gene encoding beta-glucosidase 32 isoform X2, with protein sequence MHNMGLDAYRFSIAWPRLIPDGRGQINPKGLEYYNSLIDELILNGIQPHVTIYHFDLPQVLQDEYGGLLSPKFIEDYTSYAEVCFKSFGDRVKHWVTVNEPNIEPIGGYDTGFQPPRRCSYPFGVDCAGGNSSTEPYIAAHHLLLAHASAVSLYREKYKETQGGQIGITLLGWWHEPATNTPQDAAAARRMTEFHIGWFMHPLVYGDYPPVMRSRVGARLPVLTAPVSKKVRRSFDFIGFNHYIIMRIRSIDTNSSQQPRDYYVDAAVQNPADNISKVQVETAPWSLSKLLEHLKLNYGNPPVWIHENGYGSAAPGALSKTEYDYDDANRTEFLQDYLEVLQLSTRNGSNARGYFVWSFLDVFEFLFGYQLRFGLCGVDMSDPGRTRYVRNSARWYSGFLHGGELRPVAQSEKPYSEK encoded by the exons ATGCACAATATGGGTTTAGACGCGTACAGATTCTCCATTGCTTGGCCCAGGCTTATTCCTG ATGGAAGAGGACAGATCAACCCAAAGGGATTGGAATACTACAACAGTTTGATAGATGAGCTCATACTAAACG GAATACAGCCTCATGTCACCATCTACCATTTTGATCTTCCTCAGGTTCTGCAGGATGAATATGGTGGACTACTTAGCCCCAAATTTAT AGAAGACTACACCTCTTATGCCGAGGTCTGCTTCAAGAGTTTCGGTGACAGGGTGAAGCACTGGGTCACTGTCAACGAGCCAAACATAGAGCCCATTGGCGGGTATGATACAGGCTTTCAACCACCGCGACGCTGCTCCTATCCCTTCGGTGTAGACTGTGCTGGGGGGAATTCTTCGACGGAGCCATACATAGCAGCTCACCATCTCCTGCTTGCACATGCTTCAGCAGTCTCCCTGTACAGAGAGAAGTACAAG GAAACTCAAGGAGGCCAAATAGGTATTACTCTGCTGGGTTGGTGGCATGAGCCTGCCACTAACACACCACAGGACGCAGCTGCTGCTAGGAGGATGACTGAGTTCCATATTGGATG GTTCATGCATCCTTTGGTGTATGGAGACTACCCTCCGGTGATGAGAAGCAGAGTAGGCGCTCGACTACCGGTTTTAACAGCGCCAGTCTCCAAGAAGGTTCGCAGATCTTTCGACTTTATAGGCTTCAACCACTATATTATTATGCGCATACGATCCATCGACACCAATTCCAGTCAGCAACCAAGGGACTACTACGTCGATGCTGCGGTCCAAA ATCCAGCTGATAACATATCCAAG GTTCAGGTTGAAACTGCTCCATGGTCTCTGAGCAAACTACTGGAGCACCTGAAGCTCAACTACGGCAATCCTCCTGTCTGGATCCATGAAAATG GGTACGGATCAGCTGCGCCTGGCGCCCTGAGCAAGACCGAGTACGACTACGACGACGCCAACAGGACGGAGTTCTTGCAGGATTACCTGGAAGTTCTTCAGCTCTCCACACG GAACGGGTCGAACGCCCGGGGATACTTCGTGTGGTCGTTCCTGGACGTGTTTGAATTCCTGTTCGGCTACCAGCTACGCTTCGGGCTTTGCGGCGTCGACATGAGCGATCCGGGGAGGACGAGGTATGTGAGGAACTCGGCCCGCTGGTACTCCGGCTTCCTCcacggcggcgagctccggcCGGTGGCTCAGTCAGAGAAACCCTACTCCGAGAAATGA
- the LOC100824027 gene encoding beta-glucosidase 31, which translates to MAQTAAAFVFLLLAAAASAAAGKITKDDFPPGFVFGTGSSAYQIEGAVAEDGRKPSIWDTFTHSGYSIDGATADVTANQYHKYKEDVKLLSEMGVDAYRFSIAWPRLIPDGRGAVNPKGLEYYNNLIDELLSYGIQPHVTIYHFDFPQALQDEYKGMLSRRFIEDYTAYAEVCFKNFGDRVKYWSTVNEPNVEPIGGYDQGILPPRRCSFPFGTLSCDQGNSTTEPYIVAHHLLLAHASAASLYKEKYQAKQGGHIGLTLLGWWYEPATQTPEDIAAAGRMNDFHIGWYMHPLVHGDYPPVMRKNVGSRLPSFTAEELKRVHGSFDFVGFNHYIAIYVKADLSKLDQPLRDYMGDAAVAYDMPFLNSKNKPFLFGLKSDIMTSTPWALKKMLGHLQLKYKNPVVMIHENGAASMPDPSGGNTYDDEFRSQYLQDYIEAALESIRDGSNLQGYFVWSFLDVFEYLFGYRMGFGLYGVDFGSEARTRYQRHSAKWFASFLRGGELRPVALPGKAYSQ; encoded by the exons ATGGCgcagaccgccgccgcctttgtgttcctcctccttgccgccgctgcgtcggcggcggccgggaagATCACCAAGGACGACTTCCCGCCGGGGTTCGTCTTCGGCACCGGCTCCTCCGCTTACCAG ATTGAAGGTGCGGTTGCAGAGGATGGAAGAAAACCTAGTATCTGGGACACGTTCACACACTCAG GCTACTCTATCGATGGAGCGACCGCTGATGTAACTGCAAATCAGTATCATAAGTACAAG GAAGATGTAAAGCTTTTGAGCGAGATGGGCGTCGATGCGTACAGATTTTCGATCGCCTGGCCTCGGCTTATTCCTG ATGGTCGAGGAGCTGTCAACCCCAAGGGACTGGAGTACTACAACAATCTAATTGATGAGCTCCTGAGCTATG GAATTCAGCCTCATGTAACGATATATCACTTTGACTTCCCTCAGGCTCTTCAAGACGAGTACAAAGGGATGCTTAGTCGTAGATTCAT AGAAGACTACACAGCGTATGCAGAGGTGTGCTTCAAGAACTTTGGCGATAGAGTGAAGTACTGGAGCACTGTCAATGAGCCGAACGTCGAGCCGATTGGCGGATACGATCAGGGAATACTCCCACCACGGCGATGCTCATTcccctttggtaccctcagtTGCGACCAAGGCAACTCTACCACAGAACCATACATCGTAGCACACCATCTTCTGCTTGCACATGCCTCAGCAGCGTCCCTGTATAAAGAGAAGTACCAG GCCAAGCAAGGAGGACATATTGGACTCACATTGCTTGGCTGGTGGTACGAGCCTGCGACGCAGACACCCGAGGATATAGCGGCAGCTGGAAGGATGAATGATTTCCACATTGGATg GTATATGCATCCATTGGTGCATGGAGATTATCCCCCAGTGATGAGGAAGAATGTTGGGTCCAGGCTACCATCGTTCACAGCTGAAGAGCTAAAGAGAGTGCACGGTTCATTCGACTTCGTCGGTTTCAACCACTACATCGCTATATATGTGAAGGCTGATCTTAGCAAGCTGGATCAGCCATTGAGAGATTATATGGGAGATGCAGCCGTGGCATATGACA TGCCGTTTCTGAACTCAAAGAACAAG CCGTTCCTGTTCGGGTTGAAAAGTGACATCATGACGTCGACGCCATGGGCTCTGAAGAAAATGCTGGGGCATCTGCAGTTGAAATACAAGAACCCGGTGGTCATGATCCACGAGAACG GAGCTGCGAGCATGCCTGACCCCTCGGGCGGGAACACCTACGACGACGAGTTCAGGTCGCAGTACCTGCAGGACTACATCGAAGCCGCGCTTGAATCCATCAG GGACGGGTCGAACTTGCAGGGCTACTTCGTGTGGTCGTTCCTGGACGTGTTCGAGTACCTCTTCGGCTACCGTATGGGCTTCGGCCTCTACGGCGTCGACTTCGGCTCCGAGGCGAGGACGAGGTACCAGAGGCACTCCGCCAAGTGGTTCGCCAGcttcctccgcggcggcgagctcagGCCGGTGGCGCTGCCCGGCAAGGCCTACTCCCAGTGA